The genomic region ATGGAGAAATCACGGATTTGATCGGGGGTTTTTTCCCCGTAGGGGGCATTGGCCGTATCGGCGACGTAGACGATCCGAACACCGTGGATGCGGCGGAGCATCGCGGCGACAATCGTCAGTCCCCCCAGTCCCGAATCAAAGACACCGATCGTCATCGTCGGTTATTTGCTATCGGCGTTCATGCTCTCGAGGAATTCGACATTCGACTTGGATTTGAGCATCGTATTGTAGAGGAAACGGAGCGCTTCGACTTCGTCTTCTTGTTTATGCAGCATCGAGCGAAGGACGAAAACCTTCTGGAGGATTTCGGGGCCGATGAGGAGCTCTTCTTTGCGGGTTCCCGATTTGAGGATGTCGATCGCCGGGAAGATACGGCGGTCGGAAATTTTGCGACTGAGGACGATTTCGGAGTTTCCGGTCCCTTTGAACTCCTCGAAAATAACCTCGTCCATCCGGCTTCCCGTTTCGACGAGGGCGGTGGCGATGATCGTGAGGCTTCCGCCGTTCTCGATGTTACGCGCCGCACCGAAGAAACGCTTTGGCTTGTGCAGGGCGTTGGCGTCGACCCCGCCCGAGAGGACTTTACCCGAGCTTGGGGTGACGGTGTTGTAGGCGCGTGCGAGACGGGTGATGGAGTCGAGCAGGATGACGACGTCTTTGCCCAGCTCGACGCGGCGTTTGGCCCGCTCGATTACCATCTCGGCGACTTTGACGTGGTTTTTAGCCGGTTCGTCGAAGGTTGAACTGTAGACTTCCCCTTTGACGGAGCGCTCCATGTCGGTTACCTCTTCGGGGCGTTCGTCGACGAGCAGAACCATGAGTTCGATTTCGGGGTGGTTGTTGGTGATCCCGTGGGCGATCTCTTTCATCAGCTCCGTTTTACCCGAACGGGGAGGAGCGACGATGAGCCCGCGCTGCCCTTTACCGATCGGGGCGAACAAATCCATCATACGGCCGGTCAGTTTGGTCGGCTGGTATTCGAGCTTGATCTGCTCGAGGGCGTAGAGCGGGGTGAGGTTTTCGAACAGGGGACGTTTTTTGGATTCTTCGGGGGGGAGGTAGTTGATCGCTTCGACTTTGAGCAGGGCGTAGTAGCGCTCCTGGTCTTTGGGAGCGCGTACCTGGCCCGTGACGATGTCCCCGTTACGCAGCGCGAAACGGCGGATCTGCGTGCTCGAGACGTAGGCGTCGTGGAGCGAGTCGCTGAAGCTCTGGTCCACCGCACGCAAAAATCCGTACCCGTCTTGCATGATTTCAAGGATTCCCGTAAAGAGGATGAACCCCCCCTGCTGAACCTGTGTTTTGAGGATCTCGAAGATCAGATCCTGACGTTTGAGTTCGTTGGGGTCTTCGATCCCCAGCGTGTTGGCGATTTCGAGGAGGTCTTCGAGTTTTTTCGTTCGAAGCGCTTCGATCGTGAACCCTTCGACGGGAATGTGCGTACGGTTTTTCGAGTTGTTTTTGGGGGTTTTCGCAGTGGTATCGCTCATGCGGTGAATGCCTTGGAAGAAGATGTGGTATGTGTAAGATACGGAGTTTTTGCTTGTGCAATTGTGCTGTGACATTATAATCTATCGCCCGAAGGGTTGTCAAGAAAGCGGGAATTATGGGATAATGCACCCTAAAAAAGGAGAAACACCATGATTCACCGAGAACTCGCTTCGGTTCCCTCGGCCGCGCAGAAGGCGGGACAGGGGGTCAGCATGCAGATGCTCCTCTCGCTGCAGGACGTTCCCAATTTCGCGATGCGTTGCTTTACGATTGAAGCGGGAGGACACATGCCGCACCACACCAATACGGTCGAACACGAACAGTTCGTCCTCTCAGGCCGTGCGAAAGTGCGCGTCGGCGACGAGAGCTTTGAGGCCAAAGCCGGAGACATCCTCTACATTCCCACCAACGTCGCCCACAGCTACGAGACGATCGGCGACGAAGCGTACCGGTTTTTGTGCCTTGTTCCCCAGGGGGAAGACTGCATCACCATGATGGGGTGTTAGAAGAGTTTTAGGTTGAGTTTGAGGGCGATCATCGTCCCCTGGGTGATGAAATCGAGGGTGAAGTAGTCGTGCCGGTAATAGAGCATCGGCATGAAGGCGATCCCGTCGTTGTCACGCCCCTCTTTACATTCGACCGATTTAAGACCGTCGAAACAGTACCCTTTCTGGTACCCCACCACCCCGTAAATGCCGAATCCCTTATACATCTCATAGCGGTATCCCGCGGCTACGATGTCGGTGTTTTTGTCCCGCGAATTGACGAAATGCAGATACGCCAGCGTGTAACGGCGGTCATAGACAAGTTCGGCGCCGTAGGCGTCGTGGTGGCCGTTGTAGGCATCGCCCGATTCGTCGGTGCCGAAATGGTGCGAGACCATCCCCACCGTCGCGTACCCTTCTATGGGGGCGGCGGGGAGGAGCGTCGCGAACAGAATCGATAGAATAAATGTTTTCATGACAAAATTGTATCTGAATCGGCGGGATGTGAACGGTTTTTGCTAGCAGTTTGAAAACCGCTCGACGGTAATGAAGTCGCAAAAGGGCTAATTTGTTCGATATTTTCAAGAAAAAACCGGAACCTTCCCCCGTACAGACCCCCGTGGCCGAGACCCTCAAAGAGTTTACGAATTCGCTGGGAATGGAGTTTCTCTATGTCGACGGCGGGGAATTTACGATGGGACGAAACCCCCAGTACGAAGAGGGGGGAGACGTCGAGTCGCCGCCCCACTCGGTCCGGGTAGGAGGATTTTGGGTCTCGAAATACCCCGTGACGCAGGAGCAGTATTTCAAGCTCACCCGTATCAACCCTTCGTATTTCAAAAACGACAAGGTCGAAGAGGAGAGTTCCCGTCGCCATCCGGTCGAGCAGGTGAGCTGGTTCGACGCCAAAGCCTACGTCGAGCTGCTCAACCGCTACGAAGGGAAAGCCCATTTTTACGCACTCCCCACCGAAGCGCAGTGGGAATACGTCGCCAAAGCGGGGGGGAATACCCGTTTTACGTTCGGCGATTCCGAAGCGATGCTCGACGAATACGCGGTGTACGAATACACGGCGAACCTCCGCACCGCGGTGATCGGTTCCAAACAGCCCAATCGCCTGGGAATTTACGATTTGATCGGAAACGTCTGGGAATGGTGCGAGGACGATTTTTTCGCCAACTACAACAATGCCCCCTCCGACGGACGAGCGCGGCTCGTCGGGGCCGAGGGAATCGAGGGGGAATCGTTCAAGGTACGCCGCGGCGGGAGCTTCAAGACGGGTTACCTGTGCCTGCGCAGCTCGTTCCGGGGCTATTCGCGTCCTGATTTCGTCTCCAACGACATCGGGTTCCGTCTCGTCATCAACGCCGATCCGTTCAGCTAAAATCCCCGCTTTCGTAGAGCCATCGGCCGTTTTCTTTGAGAAAACGGCTTTTTTCTTTCATCGTATACTCGCCCAGCCGTGCTTCGAACGTCACGAACGCTTCATTTTCGCCGTCGATAAATTCTATGATTTTCAGCCCCGTGAACACGGTGCTGCGGCAAAACTCTAAAATGCCTTGTTTCCACTCCCCGCTATCGGCCGTGTAATCGGGATTGTCCGGATGGGTTGTTTTCATAATATAACCCGCGAGTCCGAGTGCGTAGGCGCAATAGCGCGAGCGCATCAACAAAAGCGCGCTTGCGGGGAGGACCCCTTTATGATAGGGTTGGCAGCATTGTTTGTATTTTTTGCCGCTGTGGCAGGGGCAGGGGGCGTTGGGTGAAATTTTCATAACGGCATCTTACACCCTGCCATCTTTTTCGCCTCTTAGGGAGTGTGGGCTATAATGGCGTCATGATCTACGAAACAGCCATATTTATCAGCCTCAGTGCCGCCGCCGCTCTCGGATGGCAATACCTTAGAACCAAAGCCGATTTGAACATTCTGCATGCGCAGGCCGAACAGCTCCAGTCCATCGCCGCCCAGGAGCGTGCGCAGCGTATCGAATTCCAGACGAAAAGCGAACAGCTCCTGAACGAATACCGGATTTTGGAACGCGACTACGCGGTGCTGCATACCCGCAGCGAAGAGAACACCCGCAGTTTCGAAGAGAAAATCCGCCTCCTCGATGAAGCCAAGGCGCAGATGAAAGTGCAGTTCGAGCAACTGGCGGCGCAGATTTTCGAGCAGAAGGCCAAGACGTTCGACGAAGCGCACGCCAAAGGGCTGGACCTGCTCCTCAAACCGTTCCGTGAACAGATCGCCCAGTTTGCAGCCCAGAGCAAAGAGCAGTTTATTCACGACGCCAAGGAACGCCAGAGCCTCAAAGACGAGATCGTCCGCCTAAAATCGATGAGCGAGCGGCTCAGCGAGGATGCGATCAACCTCACCCAGGCCCTTAAAGGGGAGAACAAAACCCAGGGGAACTGGGGAGAGATCGTACTCGAGCGGATTTTGGAAGAATCGGGGTTGCGCGAGGGGCACGAATACGAGCTCCAAAGCACCCTCAGCGACGAAGAGGGGAAAAAATACCGCCCCGACGTCATCGTCCACCTGCCGCAGAACAAGGACATCATCATCGACTCGAAAGTCTCGCTGGTCGCGTATGACGCCTTTGTCCGGGCCGAAAACGACGAGGAACGTGCGCATGCCCTCAAGCAGCATCTGCTGTCGATCCACAGCCATATCAAAGGGCTGAGTTCCAAACGCTACGAGCAGCTAGAAGGGGTGCGGACTCTTGATTTCGTGTTGCTCTTCATGCCGATCGAGGGGGCGTTTCTCCTGGCGCTCGAAAACGACAACACGTTTTTCAAAACCGCCTATGAGCAGAACATCGTCGTCGTCTCCCCCTCCACCCTGCTCGTAACGCTTAGAACGATCGAGTACATCTGGCGGAGCGAATATCAAGAACGCAACGCACGCGAGATCGCCGCGTCTGCCGAGGCGCTCTACGAAAAGCTGGTGGCGTTTGTGGAAGATATGGAAAAAATCGGGGAACAGATCGGCCGGACGCAGAAAAGCTACGATGCGGCGATGAACAAACTCAGCACCGGCAAAGGGAACCTGATCCGCCGTGCCGAAGGGATGCGCAAACTCGGGCTAAAACCCAAAAAAGCACTTCCCGCCTCTTTGGCGGGCAACGAGGAAGAAGAACCTCTTTTATAAGTGGGGAATTTTCACTTTTGAATTGAGCAGCGCGCCGATGAGAAGCATCAGCGCGAGCACCCCCATCCAGCCGATGAAGCCCGAACCCAGCCATACGAGCCACAGCAGTATCGCCCCCAGCGGGGTCGGAACCCCCGTGAAATATTTGCTGACTTCTCCCGCATCGGTGTTGATGTTGAACTGGATCAGACGGCGAAGGCCGCTGATGACGTAGTAGATCGAAGCGATCGAGGCGAGAACGAGGGGAAAACCGCTAAGCTGCGCATAGACCCCTTCGAAGATGAAGAACGTCGGTACCAGCACGAAGCTCAGGAAATCGGCGAACGAATCGAGCTGGACGCCGAATTCGTTGGAGAGGGCGTATTTGCGGGCGATTTTTCCGTCGAAAATATCAAAGGCTCCCCCCATCCAGGCCAGAATGACCGCATACACGAATTGATGCTGGGTCACGAAATAGGTAGCGAGCAACCCACACGTGATGTTGGCCATCGTAAACAGGTTGGCCAGGTTGAAATGGGATTCCGAACGCCATAAAAAATGCATACTCACCTCGAAAGAACAGGGTTAAATGGATGTCGGCATTATAACCAAAGCGGGGCGCAACACTCTAATTGAAAAGAGTTATCATTATTAAGCATGATGTAAGCTGATAGCCATTATCATTCTTTTACAAATTAATAACGCATATCAATATCTTGATTGATTGTATCCTTGAAGAGTAATGGGAATAATAATGAAAAAGATCGTTGCAATGAGTATGGCGGCCGTAGCTGTTTTGAACGCGGCAAGCATGGATGAGGCGTTTGTCGCCGGAAAAGCCGAAGGGCAAATCCGTGCCGCGTACGTGAGCCAGGACAACGAAGCCGATCAGGATACGTACGGTACGGCCATCGGCGGTATTGTGAAATACGAAACGGCCGCATGGAACGACATTAAGCTGGGTATCGGGGCGTACGTATCGCAAAAGCTTCATTTCGCGACGGGTTCGTTCGATGAGGGGAAAGCCAACGCCGATCTGTTCGGCGAAAATACGAAATCGTACGCTTACGCAGGAGAGGCATACCTCGATTACAGCGCGAACGATTTCAACCTTCGTGTGGGACGTCAGCAGCTCGATACGCCGTTTGCCGATACCGACGATATCCGTATGCACCCCAACACGTTTGAAGCGGCTGTGGCAAGTTATCGCGGTATCGAAGGTACAACGCTCGTGGGAGGATACATGACCCGCTGGGCCGGATACGATTCGGGCAGTGATATTTCCAAATTCAAAAAACCGGCGGATGGAAGCAACGGCGTCGCGATTGTCGGATTTATGAATGAAAGCGTCGACAACCTGGCAGTTCAGGGATGGTATTACGGCGCGGACAAATTTGCCGACCTCTATTATGCCGATGCTGCTTATACCGTAGGGTTCGGCGAAGAGATGGGGCTTGAGCTGAATGCCCAGTATGCCGCGTTTAAAGAAGACACGCAAGCTGATGGGACCAAAAGCGGCGTGGACGGAAACGTTTACGGAATCGGCGCGGCGTTCATTGCGGGCCCGGTGACCGTCGGCGCGGCGTATAACCGCGGCAGTAACGGCGAGGGGAAAACTCCGCCCATCGGATTCGGCGGCGGGCCGTACGTGACGTCGATGGAAGAGTGGACGATTGAGGGGATGGAAGACGTTAAAGCCTATCAGTTCAGTGCCGAAGTCGATATGGGCGCGGCGGGTGTCGAAGGGCTCAGCCTGAGCGTTCTGTACGGAGTGTTCAAAAGCGATCCGGCCGCCGTAAAAGTCCGCGAAACCGACGTCATCGTTGCCTATGCGGTGAATGAACGGCTGGGAGTCGACGCAAGTTATGCGCGGATTCAGGATGGCAACGACAATGCGGGCGAGGGCGGAACGGATGGCGGTTACAGCCGTTTTTTGGTTCGTATGAGCTACAATTTCTAAAGGATAACATGTGAATGGGGAAACGATGACACTGCTGAGTGCATGCACCAAGGGGGGGACCGCAACGGTCGTCAAAGTCAACGCGACAGGGGCTCTGAAACAGCGCCTGCTGTCGTTTGGGCTGATGAAGGGGGCGGAAGTGAAGATGCTTGAATGCGCTCCCGCGAAA from Sulfuricurvum sp. IAE1 harbors:
- a CDS encoding OprD family outer membrane porin; the protein is MKKIVAMSMAAVAVLNAASMDEAFVAGKAEGQIRAAYVSQDNEADQDTYGTAIGGIVKYETAAWNDIKLGIGAYVSQKLHFATGSFDEGKANADLFGENTKSYAYAGEAYLDYSANDFNLRVGRQQLDTPFADTDDIRMHPNTFEAAVASYRGIEGTTLVGGYMTRWAGYDSGSDISKFKKPADGSNGVAIVGFMNESVDNLAVQGWYYGADKFADLYYADAAYTVGFGEEMGLELNAQYAAFKEDTQADGTKSGVDGNVYGIGAAFIAGPVTVGAAYNRGSNGEGKTPPIGFGGGPYVTSMEEWTIEGMEDVKAYQFSAEVDMGAAGVEGLSLSVLYGVFKSDPAAVKVRETDVIVAYAVNERLGVDASYARIQDGNDNAGEGGTDGGYSRFLVRMSYNF
- a CDS encoding cupin domain-containing protein; this encodes MIHRELASVPSAAQKAGQGVSMQMLLSLQDVPNFAMRCFTIEAGGHMPHHTNTVEHEQFVLSGRAKVRVGDESFEAKAGDILYIPTNVAHSYETIGDEAYRFLCLVPQGEDCITMMGC
- a CDS encoding ferrous iron transport protein A, which codes for MNGETMTLLSACTKGGTATVVKVNATGALKQRLLSFGLMKGAEVKMLECAPAKSTFEIKIGNVSLALRREEAELIEVSDVR
- the rmuC gene encoding DNA recombination protein RmuC; translation: MIYETAIFISLSAAAALGWQYLRTKADLNILHAQAEQLQSIAAQERAQRIEFQTKSEQLLNEYRILERDYAVLHTRSEENTRSFEEKIRLLDEAKAQMKVQFEQLAAQIFEQKAKTFDEAHAKGLDLLLKPFREQIAQFAAQSKEQFIHDAKERQSLKDEIVRLKSMSERLSEDAINLTQALKGENKTQGNWGEIVLERILEESGLREGHEYELQSTLSDEEGKKYRPDVIVHLPQNKDIIIDSKVSLVAYDAFVRAENDEERAHALKQHLLSIHSHIKGLSSKRYEQLEGVRTLDFVLLFMPIEGAFLLALENDNTFFKTAYEQNIVVVSPSTLLVTLRTIEYIWRSEYQERNAREIAASAEALYEKLVAFVEDMEKIGEQIGRTQKSYDAAMNKLSTGKGNLIRRAEGMRKLGLKPKKALPASLAGNEEEEPLL
- a CDS encoding formylglycine-generating enzyme family protein encodes the protein MFDIFKKKPEPSPVQTPVAETLKEFTNSLGMEFLYVDGGEFTMGRNPQYEEGGDVESPPHSVRVGGFWVSKYPVTQEQYFKLTRINPSYFKNDKVEEESSRRHPVEQVSWFDAKAYVELLNRYEGKAHFYALPTEAQWEYVAKAGGNTRFTFGDSEAMLDEYAVYEYTANLRTAVIGSKQPNRLGIYDLIGNVWEWCEDDFFANYNNAPSDGRARLVGAEGIEGESFKVRRGGSFKTGYLCLRSSFRGYSRPDFVSNDIGFRLVINADPFS
- a CDS encoding phosphatidylcholine/phosphatidylserine synthase, with amino-acid sequence MHFLWRSESHFNLANLFTMANITCGLLATYFVTQHQFVYAVILAWMGGAFDIFDGKIARKYALSNEFGVQLDSFADFLSFVLVPTFFIFEGVYAQLSGFPLVLASIASIYYVISGLRRLIQFNINTDAGEVSKYFTGVPTPLGAILLWLVWLGSGFIGWMGVLALMLLIGALLNSKVKIPHL
- the rho gene encoding transcription termination factor Rho; the encoded protein is MSDTTAKTPKNNSKNRTHIPVEGFTIEALRTKKLEDLLEIANTLGIEDPNELKRQDLIFEILKTQVQQGGFILFTGILEIMQDGYGFLRAVDQSFSDSLHDAYVSSTQIRRFALRNGDIVTGQVRAPKDQERYYALLKVEAINYLPPEESKKRPLFENLTPLYALEQIKLEYQPTKLTGRMMDLFAPIGKGQRGLIVAPPRSGKTELMKEIAHGITNNHPEIELMVLLVDERPEEVTDMERSVKGEVYSSTFDEPAKNHVKVAEMVIERAKRRVELGKDVVILLDSITRLARAYNTVTPSSGKVLSGGVDANALHKPKRFFGAARNIENGGSLTIIATALVETGSRMDEVIFEEFKGTGNSEIVLSRKISDRRIFPAIDILKSGTRKEELLIGPEILQKVFVLRSMLHKQEDEVEALRFLYNTMLKSKSNVEFLESMNADSK
- a CDS encoding YchJ family protein, giving the protein MKISPNAPCPCHSGKKYKQCCQPYHKGVLPASALLLMRSRYCAYALGLAGYIMKTTHPDNPDYTADSGEWKQGILEFCRSTVFTGLKIIEFIDGENEAFVTFEARLGEYTMKEKSRFLKENGRWLYESGDFS